A section of the Acidobacterium capsulatum ATCC 51196 genome encodes:
- the purM gene encoding phosphoribosylformylglycinamidine cyclo-ligase, which yields MPAKESAPATPSAVKKSRKVTYADAGVNISEGDRAKERIKFLAQKTFSRNVLSDIGGFGGLFKLDGKYEQPVLVSSADGVGTKLKLAFQLGIHHTVGADLVNHCVNDIAVQGATPLFFLDYLATGRLENEVIEKVVQGLAEACKANGAALIGGETAQMPGFYADGEYDLAGFIVGVVEREKIITGKNIQNGDVLIGFPSTGLHTNGYSLARKLLFEVAGYEPGQYVPALKDKVGASLMKIHRSYLPVIRKLTAGGYTTGMAHITGGGITENLPRILPKGLAAQIELGSWPVLPLFEHLRELGEVDQDELMRTFNMGIGLIAVIPPEKYKRLKSLFDRAGEKFYQIGRIVKGERRVIYQ from the coding sequence TTGCCTGCTAAAGAATCCGCCCCCGCTACGCCGTCCGCCGTCAAGAAGTCTCGCAAGGTCACCTATGCCGATGCGGGCGTCAACATCTCAGAAGGCGATCGCGCCAAGGAGCGCATCAAGTTTCTGGCGCAGAAGACCTTCAGCCGCAATGTGCTGAGCGACATTGGCGGCTTTGGCGGCCTCTTCAAGCTGGACGGCAAGTATGAGCAGCCGGTGCTGGTGTCCTCTGCCGATGGCGTGGGCACGAAGCTGAAGCTGGCCTTTCAGCTCGGCATTCACCACACAGTAGGCGCGGACCTGGTGAACCACTGCGTCAACGACATTGCCGTGCAGGGCGCGACGCCGCTGTTCTTTCTGGACTATCTGGCGACGGGCCGGCTCGAAAACGAAGTGATCGAGAAGGTGGTGCAGGGCCTGGCCGAAGCCTGCAAGGCCAATGGCGCGGCGCTGATTGGCGGCGAGACGGCACAGATGCCGGGCTTTTATGCCGATGGCGAGTATGACCTGGCCGGCTTCATTGTAGGCGTGGTGGAGCGCGAGAAGATCATCACGGGCAAGAACATCCAGAACGGCGACGTGCTGATCGGCTTTCCTTCGACGGGGCTGCACACGAATGGCTATTCGCTGGCGCGGAAGCTGCTCTTTGAGGTGGCGGGCTATGAGCCGGGGCAGTACGTTCCGGCGCTGAAGGACAAGGTGGGCGCGTCGCTGATGAAGATTCACCGCAGCTATCTGCCGGTGATTCGCAAGCTGACGGCGGGCGGCTACACGACGGGCATGGCACACATCACGGGCGGCGGCATTACGGAGAACCTGCCGCGCATTCTGCCGAAGGGGCTTGCCGCGCAGATTGAGCTGGGAAGCTGGCCGGTGCTGCCGCTGTTTGAGCACCTGCGCGAGTTGGGCGAGGTGGACCAGGATGAGCTGATGCGCACGTTCAACATGGGCATCGGACTGATCGCGGTGATTCCGCCGGAGAAGTACAAGCGGCTGAAGTCGCTGTTTGACCGCGCGGGCGAGAAGTTTTACCAGATTGGCCGCATTGTGAAGGGCGAGCGGCGGGTGATCTACCAGTAG
- a CDS encoding Fic family protein: MKPPDARHSQAEDARLLTDQNELARQEALNGLRQFDAVVEMVEYHLQPEHRFRFRPSHLLHLHRLALEGISSYAGTWRPASIQIEGSRHQPAGAHRVPELIEELCDYVNDHWQECTPIHLAAYVMWRLNWIHPFTDGNGRTSRAASYLIPCLRAGYLLPGKQTIPDQISQNKKPYYEALEAADAAWSERGTVDLSAMENLLAELLARQLVEVLDHATGGHVTLPSAKENPSS, encoded by the coding sequence GTGAAGCCGCCGGACGCGCGACACAGCCAGGCAGAAGATGCCAGGCTTCTGACCGACCAGAACGAACTCGCGCGCCAAGAGGCACTCAACGGACTACGCCAGTTCGATGCCGTGGTGGAGATGGTGGAGTACCACCTGCAACCGGAGCATCGCTTTCGCTTCCGGCCTTCACACCTTCTGCATCTTCATCGGCTGGCCCTGGAAGGAATCTCCAGCTATGCAGGGACATGGCGGCCCGCCAGCATTCAGATCGAAGGCAGCCGTCATCAGCCTGCCGGGGCGCACCGCGTTCCTGAGCTGATCGAAGAACTCTGCGATTATGTCAATGACCATTGGCAGGAATGCACTCCGATTCATCTTGCGGCCTATGTGATGTGGCGGCTGAACTGGATTCATCCCTTTACCGATGGCAATGGCCGCACCTCACGCGCGGCCTCTTACTTGATTCCCTGCCTGCGAGCGGGATACCTGCTGCCGGGCAAGCAGACGATTCCCGACCAGATCTCACAGAACAAGAAGCCTTACTATGAGGCACTCGAAGCCGCGGATGCAGCCTGGTCTGAACGCGGCACTGTCGATCTTTCTGCCATGGAGAACCTGTTGGCCGAACTGCTTGCCCGGCAACTGGTGGAAGTGCTCGACCATGCCACAGGCGGTCATGTAACGCTGCCTTCCGCGAAAGAAAACCCATCTTCCTGA
- the purN gene encoding phosphoribosylglycinamide formyltransferase, giving the protein MTRLGILLSGRGSNFVAIADRIARGELRGCEIAVVISNKAEAGGLAAARERGLTALAIEANGRKRAEHDAAIIAALREHGVDLVILAGYMRLLSPGFVQAFPQRILNIHPSLLPAFPGLEAQEQAFAYGVKVAGCTVHFVDEELDHGVIVTQRVVPVLDADDEATLSRRILAEEHEAYSEAIAKVVSGEYEVAGRRYIRKG; this is encoded by the coding sequence ATGACGCGACTTGGCATTCTGCTCTCGGGGCGTGGATCAAACTTTGTGGCGATTGCCGACCGCATTGCGCGCGGGGAACTGCGCGGGTGCGAGATTGCCGTGGTGATCTCAAACAAGGCCGAGGCCGGAGGCCTGGCAGCGGCGCGCGAGCGCGGGCTGACGGCGCTGGCCATCGAAGCCAATGGGCGCAAGCGGGCCGAGCACGATGCCGCGATCATCGCGGCGCTGCGCGAGCATGGCGTGGATCTGGTGATTCTGGCCGGATATATGCGGCTGCTTTCGCCGGGGTTTGTGCAGGCCTTTCCGCAGCGAATTCTGAACATTCACCCTTCCCTGCTGCCGGCGTTTCCGGGCCTGGAGGCGCAGGAGCAGGCGTTTGCCTACGGCGTGAAGGTGGCCGGCTGCACAGTCCACTTTGTGGACGAGGAGCTGGACCACGGCGTGATTGTGACCCAGCGGGTGGTTCCGGTGCTGGACGCCGACGATGAGGCCACGCTGTCGCGGCGCATTCTGGCCGAGGAGCATGAGGCCTACTCCGAAGCGATTGCGAAGGTAGTCAGCGGGGAGTATGAGGTGGCGGGGCGGCGGTATATTCGCAAGGGCTGA
- a CDS encoding DUF1003 domain-containing protein — MPCDFEELRHVPLFDLLDDDELRVLAAHVDLRRFAPRQRIFKATDPANHAYIVMEGRVRLTAIDDDQQEVVVDEPAHGEFFGLASMLEQSPRYTTATALDDEVVCVEIDRYDLLELVTRRPSAAMDMLSAQARQFHTVQKLVQSRVSRNPNELIDERTTVGERIADGVARFGGSWSFIISFAVILVSYTTINVLLKGRAWDPYPFILLNLFLSMLAAVQAPVIMMSQNRQDVKDRLRSELDFEVNRRAESEIQSLSHRLSLVMDKMCDMEEMLRDRSQA; from the coding sequence ATGCCCTGTGACTTTGAAGAACTGCGCCACGTTCCCCTCTTTGACCTGCTCGACGACGACGAACTCCGCGTCCTGGCCGCGCATGTCGATCTGCGCCGTTTCGCGCCCCGCCAGCGCATCTTCAAGGCCACTGATCCAGCCAACCACGCCTACATCGTCATGGAGGGCCGCGTCCGCCTCACCGCCATCGATGACGACCAGCAGGAGGTCGTCGTCGACGAGCCAGCGCACGGCGAGTTCTTCGGCCTCGCGTCCATGCTGGAGCAGTCGCCGCGCTACACCACCGCTACGGCGCTCGACGACGAGGTGGTCTGCGTCGAGATCGACCGCTATGACCTGCTCGAGCTCGTCACCCGCCGCCCCTCCGCTGCCATGGATATGCTCAGCGCGCAGGCCCGCCAGTTCCACACCGTGCAAAAGCTGGTGCAGAGCCGCGTCTCCCGCAACCCGAATGAGTTGATCGATGAGCGCACCACCGTCGGCGAGCGCATCGCCGACGGCGTGGCCCGCTTCGGCGGCTCGTGGTCTTTCATCATCAGCTTTGCTGTCATTCTGGTGTCCTACACCACCATCAATGTGCTGCTCAAAGGCCGCGCCTGGGACCCCTATCCCTTCATCCTGCTCAACCTGTTCCTGTCCATGCTGGCCGCCGTGCAGGCGCCGGTCATCATGATGAGCCAGAACCGCCAGGACGTGAAGGACCGCCTTCGCAGCGAACTCGACTTCGAGGTCAACCGCCGCGCCGAGAGCGAGATTCAGTCCCTCTCGCACCGCCTCAGCCTGGTCATGGACAAGATGTGCGATATGGAAGAGATGCTCCGCGACCGCAGCCAGGCCTGA
- the lipA gene encoding lipoyl synthase — protein sequence MASAAELIQIDLAPRRPVQKPEWLKARAPMGDNYHDLKKLARSLNLHTVCESAHCPNIGECWNHRTATFMMLGNLCTRRCGFCAVPKGKPEPIDFDEPRRVAEAVAMLDLKFAVITSVNRDDDIVGGARAFAMVIEEIRKQAPECQVEVLVPDFQGSEEAIRIVVDAHPEILNHNTESVPRLYRAVRSGARYERTLRLLEYAKELDSTVVTKSGVMVGLGEEMHELLDVYRDLARVGTDVLTIGQYLRPSKDHLPMTRYYTPEEFASMKEEALRMGFRHVESGPLVRSSYHAHEQADSATVRLV from the coding sequence ATGGCCAGTGCTGCTGAGCTGATTCAGATTGACCTTGCCCCCAGGCGTCCGGTGCAGAAGCCGGAGTGGCTGAAGGCGCGCGCGCCGATGGGCGACAACTATCACGACCTGAAGAAGCTGGCGCGAAGCCTGAATCTGCATACGGTCTGCGAGTCGGCGCATTGCCCGAATATCGGAGAGTGCTGGAACCATCGCACGGCCACCTTCATGATGCTGGGCAACCTGTGTACGCGGCGATGCGGATTTTGCGCCGTGCCCAAGGGCAAGCCCGAGCCGATTGACTTTGATGAGCCGCGCCGCGTGGCCGAGGCCGTCGCCATGCTGGACCTGAAGTTTGCCGTGATCACCAGCGTGAATCGCGACGATGACATTGTGGGCGGCGCGCGCGCCTTTGCCATGGTGATTGAGGAGATTCGCAAGCAGGCTCCCGAATGCCAGGTGGAAGTGCTGGTGCCGGATTTTCAGGGCAGCGAAGAGGCGATCAGGATTGTGGTGGATGCGCATCCGGAGATTCTGAATCACAATACGGAATCGGTTCCGCGGCTGTATCGCGCGGTGCGCTCGGGCGCGCGCTATGAGCGCACGCTGCGGCTGCTGGAGTATGCCAAGGAACTGGACTCAACCGTTGTGACCAAGTCGGGCGTGATGGTTGGGCTGGGCGAAGAGATGCATGAGCTGCTCGATGTGTATCGCGATCTGGCGCGGGTGGGCACGGATGTGCTGACGATCGGGCAGTATCTGCGGCCGTCGAAGGATCACCTGCCGATGACGCGGTATTACACGCCGGAAGAGTTTGCGTCGATGAAGGAAGAGGCACTGCGGATGGGCTTTCGGCATGTGGAGAGCGGTCCGCTGGTGCGGTCGTCGTATCATGCGCATGAGCAGGCGGATTCGGCGACGGTGCGCCTGGTCTGA
- the nadD gene encoding nicotinate (nicotinamide) nucleotide adenylyltransferase translates to MAPSKQSGPARVGFFGGTRVGFFGGTFDPPHRGHVALARLAMQTLGLDKVLVAPVAAQPLKRDRQATPYSDRLAMTRLALGGEPGMELSDADAPRADGKPNYMLETLRELETELPPSAQVFVICGADAFLTIQQWYCAEELLMRYPFVIGARPGFDLSRIAQALPESISVAAEENREAGLLTLGLRGEQERQSRLYLLPDLSEDISATELREALRRPGAAPEFLDGAVLGYIRAHGLYRD, encoded by the coding sequence ATGGCTCCATCGAAACAGAGCGGGCCTGCACGCGTTGGATTTTTTGGGGGAACCCGGGTTGGATTCTTTGGGGGAACCTTCGATCCGCCGCATCGCGGGCATGTAGCGCTGGCACGGCTGGCGATGCAGACGCTCGGGCTGGATAAGGTGCTGGTGGCTCCGGTAGCGGCGCAACCGCTGAAGCGAGACCGGCAGGCGACGCCTTACAGCGACCGGCTGGCGATGACGCGGCTGGCGCTGGGCGGCGAGCCGGGGATGGAGCTGAGCGATGCGGACGCTCCCCGGGCGGATGGCAAGCCGAACTACATGCTGGAGACGCTGCGGGAACTGGAAACTGAGCTGCCGCCGAGCGCGCAGGTGTTTGTGATTTGCGGGGCGGATGCGTTTTTGACGATTCAACAGTGGTATTGCGCCGAGGAGCTGCTGATGCGGTATCCGTTTGTGATTGGGGCGCGGCCGGGATTTGATTTGAGCCGGATTGCGCAGGCGCTGCCGGAGTCGATTTCAGTGGCGGCGGAGGAGAATCGCGAGGCGGGGCTGCTGACGCTGGGGCTGCGGGGTGAGCAGGAGAGGCAGTCCAGGCTGTATCTGCTGCCGGATTTGAGCGAGGATATTTCGGCGACGGAGCTGCGCGAGGCGCTGCGAAGGCCGGGAGCGGCTCCGGAGTTTCTGGATGGGGCGGTGCTCGGGTATATCCGGGCGCATGGGTTGTACCGGGATTGA
- the rsfS gene encoding ribosome silencing factor, with the protein MPTQETRQMVLTAAAICDEKKGEDTRVLELDPADSGFTDFFVITSTTNDRQSVAIADEIELRLKREFGQYANSVEGRKQGEWILLDYVDFVVHIFLAEKRAFYDIERLRKSATQVDLDELKRALTKKTLAARKKAPAKKVTAPAAKKAAAPAAKKTAAKKAATKKPAVKAPVKAPVKKAVAKKAVVKKAVAKKAAVKKAVAKAPAKKAAVKKTPAKKATKKAAKR; encoded by the coding sequence ATGCCCACCCAAGAGACGCGCCAGATGGTGCTTACCGCAGCCGCAATTTGTGATGAGAAGAAAGGCGAAGATACGCGGGTGCTGGAGCTCGATCCGGCGGATTCAGGCTTCACGGATTTCTTCGTCATCACGAGCACAACCAACGACCGCCAGAGCGTCGCGATTGCCGACGAGATTGAGCTGCGACTGAAGCGCGAGTTTGGCCAGTATGCCAACTCGGTGGAAGGACGCAAGCAGGGCGAGTGGATTCTGCTGGACTATGTGGACTTTGTGGTGCACATCTTTCTGGCCGAGAAGCGCGCGTTTTATGACATTGAGCGGCTGCGCAAGTCCGCGACGCAGGTGGATCTGGATGAGCTGAAGCGCGCACTGACGAAGAAGACGCTGGCAGCGCGGAAGAAAGCTCCGGCGAAGAAGGTCACTGCACCTGCGGCGAAGAAGGCGGCTGCGCCTGCGGCCAAGAAGACAGCGGCAAAGAAGGCTGCCACGAAGAAGCCTGCGGTGAAGGCTCCGGTGAAGGCTCCGGTGAAGAAGGCTGTCGCCAAGAAAGCTGTTGTCAAGAAAGCGGTGGCGAAGAAGGCAGCCGTGAAGAAGGCTGTAGCCAAGGCTCCAGCGAAGAAGGCGGCCGTGAAGAAAACGCCGGCGAAGAAGGCCACGAAAAAAGCAGCGAAGCGGTAA
- a CDS encoding energy transducer TonB, with translation MMRRLLCIAMLLLPCAAGAGQRVANASRADASGATALARDPKALLALGARSDGLALSGLRNWTITIDYQLYDAQGLRTEAGVFQEWWAGPDDYRMRFSRPGYHLDAWVTPKGSYSIGDPNLPMAERLVYRWMMEPIPPRMNTDGYELWRRVMLLPNSVQFPCVELNLAHPAPEDPDPINPQYCFDSSQPVLRMADTEDGERIVYRALAALRAQYLPGEFVARVGRMPFLSARLVGGRIYAKLPEGVLTPAAQAVPGPRPETAVLYMSTGHALDAHAISRPMLSQAAINSRMENGMESLAYAVTIGTDGKVSDVRVIGDNAPEIVDMVTKELKQWRFRPFMVDGVAAPVRARIWLNFEKQLGE, from the coding sequence ATGATGCGCCGCCTGTTGTGCATCGCCATGCTGCTGCTGCCCTGCGCGGCGGGTGCGGGGCAGCGGGTGGCGAATGCATCGAGAGCGGATGCGTCGGGAGCGACGGCTCTGGCGCGCGATCCGAAAGCGCTGCTGGCGCTGGGCGCGCGGTCAGACGGGCTGGCGCTCTCAGGGCTGCGGAACTGGACGATCACCATCGACTACCAGCTTTACGATGCGCAGGGATTGCGCACGGAGGCTGGTGTTTTTCAGGAATGGTGGGCCGGGCCGGATGATTACCGGATGCGTTTTTCGCGGCCGGGCTATCACCTGGACGCGTGGGTGACGCCGAAGGGGAGCTACTCGATCGGCGACCCGAATCTGCCGATGGCCGAGCGGCTGGTGTACCGGTGGATGATGGAGCCGATTCCGCCAAGGATGAACACGGATGGCTATGAGTTGTGGCGCAGAGTGATGCTGCTGCCGAACTCGGTGCAGTTCCCTTGCGTGGAACTGAATCTGGCGCATCCGGCGCCGGAGGATCCGGACCCGATCAATCCTCAATATTGCTTTGACTCAAGCCAGCCGGTGCTGCGCATGGCGGATACCGAAGATGGCGAGCGGATTGTGTATCGCGCGCTGGCGGCGCTGCGCGCGCAGTATCTGCCGGGGGAGTTTGTGGCGCGCGTGGGGCGGATGCCGTTTTTGAGCGCGCGGCTGGTGGGAGGACGCATCTATGCGAAGCTGCCGGAGGGGGTGCTGACTCCGGCGGCGCAGGCCGTGCCGGGGCCGAGGCCGGAGACGGCGGTGCTGTATATGAGCACGGGGCATGCGCTGGATGCGCATGCGATCTCAAGGCCGATGCTCTCACAGGCGGCGATCAACAGCCGCATGGAGAACGGGATGGAGAGCCTGGCCTATGCGGTGACGATTGGCACCGATGGCAAGGTGAGCGACGTGCGCGTGATTGGGGACAACGCTCCTGAGATTGTGGATATGGTGACGAAGGAGCTGAAGCAGTGGCGCTTCCGGCCGTTTATGGTGGATGGCGTGGCGGCGCCGGTGCGGGCGCGTATCTGGCTGAACTTTGAGAAACAACTGGGCGAGTGA
- a CDS encoding energy transducer TonB: protein MKTLGKLLFCSLLAAVAGGALPCEAQTPAAASSAPMPTDPAALMQLAAQTNGLAGAGLKPWHIKVAYQTYDAKGNPSQQGTFEEWWNSPSEYVRHFEGQGLRQESQVNAKGKFIEGAVSLPYFANVIENIYLHPFPKDPTEDGLHLHYKMEKLGKADLNCVEQIAKGLDTEAGHTLDPVFPTYCFEKDHPMLRLAGSFGQGVYEIMQIASLDGRYLPEDVTLFDDGKKQMTVHLLSGETTERWPESMFDPPAGAIQVEELPSHKVLLQGKVIAGRRIGGNNPIYPLDAKLNHQEGKVVLHAIIGSDGRIHSLIAVSAPSKLLASSALAAVKTWQYKPYLIGGHPVSVETEIHVIYRLGN, encoded by the coding sequence ATGAAGACGCTCGGGAAGTTGCTCTTTTGTTCGTTGCTGGCAGCGGTTGCAGGCGGCGCATTGCCGTGTGAAGCGCAGACACCGGCTGCAGCGAGTTCTGCCCCCATGCCGACTGATCCGGCTGCGCTGATGCAACTGGCGGCGCAGACGAATGGGCTGGCGGGCGCGGGGCTGAAGCCCTGGCACATCAAGGTTGCGTACCAGACTTACGATGCCAAGGGGAATCCGTCACAACAAGGCACTTTTGAGGAATGGTGGAATAGCCCAAGCGAGTACGTACGGCACTTTGAAGGACAGGGGCTGCGCCAGGAGTCCCAGGTAAATGCAAAGGGAAAGTTTATTGAAGGCGCTGTATCGCTTCCCTATTTCGCAAATGTGATCGAGAACATTTATCTGCATCCTTTCCCGAAGGACCCCACCGAGGATGGCCTGCATCTTCACTACAAGATGGAAAAGCTTGGCAAGGCGGACCTGAATTGCGTAGAGCAAATTGCAAAGGGTCTGGACACGGAAGCTGGACATACGCTCGATCCGGTCTTTCCAACTTATTGCTTTGAAAAAGATCACCCGATGTTGCGTCTTGCAGGCTCGTTTGGTCAGGGTGTCTATGAGATCATGCAGATCGCGTCTCTCGATGGAAGATATCTTCCCGAAGATGTAACCCTGTTTGACGACGGCAAGAAGCAGATGACGGTGCATTTGCTTTCGGGTGAAACCACGGAGCGCTGGCCGGAGAGTATGTTTGACCCGCCTGCGGGAGCTATCCAAGTTGAGGAGTTGCCTTCGCACAAGGTTTTGCTGCAAGGCAAAGTGATTGCTGGGAGGCGAATTGGTGGGAATAATCCAATTTACCCTCTCGACGCCAAACTGAATCATCAAGAAGGAAAGGTAGTGTTACACGCGATCATTGGCTCGGACGGGCGCATTCATAGTCTGATTGCGGTCTCGGCACCCTCAAAGCTGCTCGCATCATCCGCATTGGCGGCCGTGAAGACATGGCAATACAAGCCGTATCTTATAGGTGGCCATCCGGTAAGCGTGGAAACCGAGATCCACGTGATCTATCGACTGGGCAACTAG